A DNA window from uncultured Methanoregula sp. contains the following coding sequences:
- a CDS encoding PAS domain S-box protein, whose amino-acid sequence MSLLVFDLIIGMLIISGISMACIALYARRFIGRVPAATPFILLMFCAAAWAVLYALDLLTLSLPLRIFYHNLRFLFLPFFPVLELWLVLAYVNKTGWMRKDWALLILTIPVIAAVLALTSPYHDLFRYNFTLNLAGPVPVLQYSESTFYLVYTLYSLLLLLLAIVLLVTESRKKGTLLEMPTLLLVIALAFPTVLNYITQFYPLPFAGLNPTPALLWITAILYAVALFRYRFLDIIPIARSRLIEALNKPVIVLDTDERVIDTNPAARSLFGLTSDGVLGKKIEEIVPDWPEFLALCREKTPRKRDLERVLGNGTHHYVGSVEPLLSHNGITEGHLVFLQDVTDLKNAEAALREKTEELDQYFSTSLDLFCIADTNGYFRRLNPQWEKALGYSLTDLEGRRFLDFVHPDDLPATLAAMTRLSFQEEVLNFTNRYRHRDGTYRWIEWRSFPKGDRIFAAARDITERKEMDEALRESEEKYRSIIDEMQDIFYRTDPAGKITMLSPSAAKIAGYASNDMLLGKDVLSLYADPADRDRLLAALKETGSVDSFPISLRISDGTIRSVTTSSHFYRDAAGNIRGVEGVLHDITEQRKAEDALRMANKKLHLLSSVTRHDIRNQLMALMAFLELSVDSVDNPAELADFLKKNQKIAENISNQITFTKEYEDLGADAPSWYNVSAGIGTVAVGLPLKNIRVMNETAGLEIFADPLVEKVFYNLIDNSLRYGGETMTAIRISYREAGTALVLVFEDDGVGIADRDKKVIFDKGFGKNTGLGLYLSREILSITGITIAETGVAGKGVRFEITVPTGGFRFTGANT is encoded by the coding sequence TTGAGCCTGCTTGTCTTTGACCTGATCATCGGGATGCTCATCATCTCCGGCATCAGCATGGCATGTATTGCGCTGTATGCCCGTCGTTTTATCGGTCGGGTTCCCGCAGCAACACCCTTCATTCTGCTGATGTTCTGTGCGGCAGCCTGGGCGGTGCTCTATGCCCTTGATCTCCTGACCCTGTCCCTCCCGCTGAGGATCTTTTACCATAACCTCCGCTTCCTCTTTCTCCCGTTCTTTCCGGTGCTCGAACTCTGGCTTGTGCTGGCATACGTGAACAAGACCGGCTGGATGAGAAAAGACTGGGCTCTTCTCATCCTTACAATCCCGGTTATCGCCGCAGTTCTCGCACTGACCAGCCCTTATCATGACCTGTTCCGCTATAATTTTACCCTGAACCTGGCCGGCCCGGTGCCGGTGCTCCAGTACTCCGAGAGCACATTCTATCTCGTTTACACACTCTATTCGCTCCTCCTCCTCCTTCTCGCCATTGTTCTGCTCGTGACCGAGAGCCGGAAGAAGGGCACGCTCCTCGAGATGCCGACACTCCTCCTGGTCATTGCACTTGCCTTCCCGACCGTTCTCAATTATATTACCCAGTTCTACCCGCTCCCGTTCGCCGGACTCAACCCGACTCCGGCCCTCCTCTGGATTACCGCCATCCTGTACGCTGTCGCCCTCTTCCGCTACCGTTTCCTGGATATCATCCCTATTGCCCGGAGCCGGCTGATCGAGGCCCTGAATAAACCTGTAATTGTGCTGGACACGGACGAGCGTGTCATCGATACAAACCCCGCGGCCCGCTCGCTCTTCGGGCTCACATCGGATGGAGTTCTCGGGAAAAAAATTGAGGAGATCGTCCCGGACTGGCCGGAGTTCCTTGCTCTGTGCAGGGAAAAGACTCCCCGGAAACGAGATCTCGAACGGGTTCTTGGCAACGGAACGCATCATTATGTCGGGTCTGTCGAACCGCTCCTGAGCCATAACGGGATCACCGAGGGGCACCTTGTTTTCCTCCAGGATGTCACCGATCTGAAAAATGCGGAAGCCGCACTGCGGGAGAAGACCGAGGAACTGGACCAGTACTTCAGCACCAGCCTCGACCTCTTCTGTATCGCCGATACGAATGGGTATTTCCGGCGACTGAATCCCCAGTGGGAGAAGGCGCTCGGGTATTCGCTTACCGACTTGGAAGGCAGACGTTTCCTTGACTTTGTGCACCCGGACGACCTGCCGGCAACCCTTGCTGCCATGACCCGCCTGAGTTTCCAGGAAGAGGTGCTCAACTTCACCAACCGGTACCGTCACCGGGACGGCACGTACCGCTGGATCGAATGGCGGTCGTTCCCGAAAGGTGACCGGATCTTTGCCGCAGCCCGCGATATCACGGAGCGCAAAGAGATGGATGAAGCCCTCCGCGAGAGCGAGGAGAAATACCGGAGCATCATCGATGAGATGCAGGATATATTCTACCGCACAGATCCTGCCGGGAAGATAACGATGCTCAGCCCATCCGCGGCAAAAATTGCCGGTTATGCTTCGAATGACATGCTCCTGGGAAAAGATGTCCTGTCTCTCTATGCGGACCCGGCCGACCGCGACCGGCTTCTTGCGGCCCTCAAAGAGACGGGATCGGTGGACTCGTTCCCGATCAGCCTCCGGATCAGCGACGGCACGATCCGGTCTGTGACCACAAGCAGCCATTTCTACCGCGATGCGGCCGGGAATATCCGTGGCGTGGAAGGAGTTCTCCATGACATCACGGAGCAGCGCAAAGCCGAGGATGCTCTCCGGATGGCCAACAAGAAGCTCCACCTCCTCTCCAGCGTCACCCGGCACGATATCCGCAACCAGCTCATGGCGCTGATGGCTTTTCTCGAACTGAGCGTGGATTCTGTTGACAATCCCGCTGAGCTTGCGGACTTTTTAAAGAAAAACCAGAAAATCGCAGAGAACATCTCGAACCAGATAACCTTCACCAAGGAGTACGAGGATCTCGGGGCGGACGCCCCGTCCTGGTATAACGTGAGCGCCGGCATAGGGACGGTAGCAGTCGGGCTGCCGCTCAAAAATATCCGCGTCATGAACGAAACGGCCGGTCTTGAGATCTTTGCCGACCCGCTTGTCGAGAAGGTCTTCTACAACCTGATCGATAATTCCCTGCGGTACGGGGGAGAGACGATGACCGCTATCCGCATCAGTTACCGGGAGGCAGGAACCGCGCTTGTCCTTGTCTTCGAAGACGATGGCGTGGGTATTGCGGACCGGGACAAGAAGGTGATCTTCGACAAGGGGTTCGGGAAGAACACCGGTCTTGGCCTGTATCTCTCCCGCGAGATCCTCTCCATCACCGGTATTACCATTGCCGAGACTGGTGTCGCCGGCAAAGGAGTCCGGTTCGAGATCACCGTTCCAACCGGTGGTTTCCGATTCACTGGTGCAAATACCTAA
- a CDS encoding class I SAM-dependent methyltransferase yields the protein MTEPAHRYPVSDTAALVMLWASGYYAENPKVGPYLRQLDLSAGRPLVDRYNEICPWYSEVIINRKHFIRSTVEALIRNQEKPAVIVNLGAGFSPLALELAPLLSDRVRFVEMDMQNMEKKTRLYSDLLPGQCRHISCHEADIGNTDCLAETLSPMIDKEKTRLIVVMEGLSYYIPKPVMERTLGYLTGLANDRHVIFEHLKPCRLVSDERRYIPYKIFSHVRDYTAMDRMTTYSEDDIRDMFGSGFSCSYYNMDEMEKRRTGNVEYFPKPDSGWLSCAIVTGRPE from the coding sequence ATGACAGAACCTGCACACCGCTACCCGGTCTCCGATACTGCTGCGCTCGTCATGCTCTGGGCAAGCGGCTATTATGCAGAAAATCCAAAGGTTGGCCCGTATCTCCGGCAGCTGGATCTCTCTGCAGGCCGCCCGCTCGTGGACCGGTACAATGAGATCTGTCCCTGGTACTCGGAAGTGATCATCAACCGGAAACATTTCATCAGGAGCACGGTGGAGGCCCTGATCCGTAATCAAGAAAAGCCGGCGGTCATCGTCAATCTGGGAGCGGGGTTCTCGCCGCTCGCCCTGGAGCTTGCCCCGCTCCTGAGCGACCGGGTGCGTTTTGTCGAGATGGATATGCAGAACATGGAGAAGAAGACGCGCCTGTATTCGGATCTGTTGCCGGGCCAGTGCAGGCACATCTCCTGCCACGAGGCGGACATCGGCAACACAGACTGCCTTGCGGAGACGCTCTCCCCGATGATCGATAAAGAGAAGACCCGGCTCATCGTGGTCATGGAAGGACTCTCGTACTATATCCCGAAGCCGGTCATGGAACGGACTTTAGGGTACCTCACCGGTCTTGCAAATGACCGGCATGTTATCTTCGAGCACCTCAAGCCATGCCGGCTGGTAAGCGATGAGCGGCGGTATATCCCGTATAAGATCTTCTCGCACGTGCGGGATTACACGGCAATGGACCGGATGACCACATACTCCGAGGATGATATCCGCGATATGTTTGGATCCGGCTTCTCCTGCAGTTACTACAACATGGACGAGATGGAGAAGCGGAGGACGGGAAACGTGGAATATTTCCCCAAACCGGATTCCGGCTGGCTCTCCTGTGCCATCGTCACCGGCAGGCCGGAATAA
- a CDS encoding type IV pilin has product MRSREEAVNEVTAEILVVALVLIMAAIILIIVFGVLPQIQQSAYLATEVRFQQKQGVPVLSITHLGGDTVTFKDATTGPHLALVYIDTPEGSFTALPEQIPSTFRTGDRVYIYYNGTGYALTSDLTGASAVPFPSEGMRIRIVDDTSKLLIQDWRTAGYGPATPAPTSTATPIPTNTSTPTPTATATTTTTATPTPTATSTTYIISVSWSPGGLGTISPPGITPGTVSAAAGASQTFTFTPRTNKAITSISLDGTQVSSGGATGQTLTYTITNIQAAHTLTATFA; this is encoded by the coding sequence ATGAGATCGCGGGAGGAGGCAGTCAATGAAGTTACTGCAGAAATTCTGGTTGTGGCCCTTGTCCTGATCATGGCAGCTATTATTCTGATCATCGTATTCGGCGTGCTCCCCCAGATCCAGCAGTCTGCCTACCTGGCAACGGAAGTCCGGTTCCAGCAGAAGCAGGGAGTGCCGGTCCTTTCAATCACCCATCTCGGGGGAGATACTGTGACATTCAAAGATGCAACAACCGGACCCCATCTTGCCCTGGTCTATATCGATACCCCGGAAGGTTCGTTCACCGCTCTCCCTGAGCAGATCCCAAGTACATTCCGGACGGGCGACAGGGTCTATATCTATTATAATGGCACCGGATACGCCCTTACATCGGACCTGACCGGGGCTTCCGCAGTTCCCTTCCCCTCCGAAGGTATGCGCATACGGATCGTGGACGACACATCAAAACTGCTGATCCAGGACTGGAGAACTGCAGGATATGGCCCGGCAACACCTGCACCGACATCCACGGCTACACCGATCCCGACGAACACATCCACACCCACGCCCACAGCAACCGCGACTACTACCACTACCGCCACTCCAACGCCGACTGCAACCTCCACCACGTACATCATATCAGTCTCCTGGTCTCCCGGGGGGCTTGGTACGATCTCGCCGCCCGGGATTACACCGGGAACGGTATCCGCAGCAGCGGGTGCAAGCCAGACCTTCACGTTCACCCCAAGGACCAACAAGGCCATAACCTCCATCAGCCTGGACGGGACGCAGGTCTCTTCAGGGGGAGCAACGGGGCAGACGCTCACCTACACCATCACGAATATCCAGGCAGCTCATACGCTGACGGCAACATTCGCATAG
- a CDS encoding 6-hydroxymethylpterin diphosphokinase MptE-like protein produces MEFSTWEPHYREILDYFGFDRALDEEAARLLASLLDHDNLLSLASIVDGNEVTVCGNAPCLKDQLDKISGIVFAADAAAEVLDSKGIFPDAIFTDLDGATDRFIDLNREGTIIVVHAHGDNMPLLRHWVPRFPGKIVGTTQAAPLPHVYNFGGFTDGDRAVFAADELGASRITILGFDLDDKNVDPLKRGKLIQARRLLSLIGHTI; encoded by the coding sequence ATGGAATTTTCAACATGGGAGCCCCATTACCGGGAGATCCTCGATTACTTCGGGTTCGACCGGGCCCTGGACGAGGAAGCCGCCCGGCTCCTTGCATCCCTTCTCGATCACGACAATCTCCTCTCACTAGCCTCGATTGTGGACGGGAACGAGGTGACGGTCTGCGGGAATGCCCCGTGCCTGAAAGACCAGCTCGACAAGATATCGGGGATCGTCTTTGCAGCCGATGCCGCTGCCGAAGTGCTCGATTCCAAAGGGATTTTCCCGGACGCGATCTTCACGGACCTCGACGGGGCAACGGACCGGTTCATCGACCTGAACCGGGAAGGAACAATCATCGTTGTCCATGCCCACGGCGACAACATGCCGCTTTTACGCCACTGGGTGCCCCGGTTCCCGGGAAAAATTGTCGGGACAACGCAGGCTGCCCCTCTCCCGCACGTGTACAATTTCGGGGGCTTCACGGACGGCGACCGGGCGGTCTTTGCTGCCGATGAACTGGGGGCATCCCGGATCACGATCCTCGGGTTCGACCTCGATGACAAGAATGTCGATCCCCTGAAGCGGGGAAAACTCATCCAGGCCCGGAGACTCCTCTCCCTGATCGGTCACACGATATGA
- a CDS encoding chorismate mutase — translation MTLEKVRSDISRIDTEIIRLIAVRQELAELVAAIKAKESLPTHDADRTTVVLQSVSDQAESFHLDPVPVRKIFETLIVMSEERQRELRDGKT, via the coding sequence ATGACCCTTGAGAAGGTCCGGTCGGATATTTCCCGGATCGATACGGAGATCATCCGGCTTATTGCCGTGCGGCAGGAGCTTGCGGAACTGGTTGCAGCGATCAAGGCAAAAGAGAGTCTGCCGACCCACGATGCCGACCGGACTACGGTCGTGCTCCAGTCGGTATCGGACCAGGCCGAAAGTTTTCACCTGGATCCGGTCCCGGTCCGGAAGATCTTCGAGACCCTGATCGTAATGAGCGAGGAACGGCAGCGGGAACTCCGGGACGGGAAAACGTAG
- a CDS encoding DHH family phosphoesterase — MPEPAPFEASGPAKYAIFGCGTNGYNIILELAKENERAIVVDLDENRVRHLRDQKYDAYQRDIASSDMLVGLPPFEIAFVMAGNADANLAAVVTIKKRYPSVQIVALATDPVNSQKLTAAGAEFVLYPQEVVARSAILQIKKQHSSRISQRLFTLLASWEGTLGIITHKNPDPDAISSAMALAEIAKHANPKSLTPRIFYEGNIGHQENRTFVNLLDIKMEHLTSDALQKCQYLALVDCSGPGANNDVPSQTRINIIIDHHKDGKHAATQGSFSDIRPGVGATASIMTQYLQELDVPVDKRVATALLYGIRTDTKEFKRNVTPQDLNYAGFLLPLTDADLLDKIMSPSMSQETLDVIGKAIHERKVQSGYLFANVGYVMNRDALPQAAEILITLEGVNTALVYGITDNAIVISARNRDIRLHIGNALSEAFGEMGDAGGHPNMAAATLPLHYFGKVENKAQLLEFVIEPILQKFKTLVGLENEGKKSGA, encoded by the coding sequence ATGCCCGAACCAGCCCCGTTTGAAGCTTCCGGCCCGGCAAAATACGCAATTTTCGGCTGCGGCACAAACGGCTACAACATCATTCTCGAACTGGCCAAAGAGAATGAGCGCGCAATCGTCGTGGACCTGGATGAGAACCGGGTGCGGCACCTCCGCGACCAGAAATACGATGCCTACCAGCGCGACATCGCATCTTCCGACATGCTGGTCGGCCTGCCTCCCTTTGAGATCGCATTTGTGATGGCTGGCAATGCCGATGCCAACCTCGCCGCGGTCGTCACCATCAAGAAACGCTACCCCTCCGTGCAGATCGTTGCGCTTGCAACCGACCCGGTGAACAGCCAGAAACTCACGGCGGCCGGTGCTGAGTTCGTCCTGTACCCGCAGGAGGTCGTGGCCCGCTCGGCCATCCTCCAGATAAAAAAACAGCATTCGAGCCGGATCTCGCAGCGGCTCTTTACACTCCTCGCAAGCTGGGAAGGAACGCTCGGGATCATCACCCACAAGAACCCGGACCCGGATGCCATCTCGTCTGCCATGGCCCTTGCCGAGATCGCAAAGCACGCGAACCCGAAATCGCTCACCCCCCGGATCTTTTACGAGGGCAATATCGGCCACCAGGAGAACCGGACCTTTGTGAACCTGCTCGACATCAAGATGGAACACCTGACATCCGACGCTCTCCAGAAGTGCCAGTACCTCGCCCTTGTCGACTGTTCGGGCCCGGGGGCCAACAACGATGTCCCCTCCCAGACCAGGATCAACATCATCATCGACCATCACAAGGACGGCAAGCACGCAGCAACCCAGGGCTCGTTCTCCGATATCCGGCCGGGTGTCGGGGCAACCGCGAGCATCATGACCCAGTACCTGCAGGAGCTCGATGTGCCGGTCGACAAGCGGGTGGCAACCGCCCTCCTCTACGGCATCCGGACCGATACGAAAGAGTTCAAGCGGAACGTTACCCCCCAGGATCTCAACTATGCCGGGTTCCTCCTGCCCCTGACCGATGCCGATCTCCTGGACAAGATCATGTCCCCGTCCATGTCACAGGAGACGCTGGACGTTATAGGGAAAGCCATCCACGAGCGCAAAGTCCAGAGCGGGTATCTCTTTGCAAACGTCGGCTATGTGATGAACCGCGACGCCCTGCCGCAGGCGGCCGAGATCCTCATCACGCTCGAAGGGGTGAACACGGCGCTCGTGTACGGGATCACCGACAACGCGATCGTCATCTCGGCCCGCAACCGTGATATCCGGCTGCACATAGGAAACGCCCTCTCGGAAGCCTTCGGGGAGATGGGCGATGCCGGCGGCCACCCGAACATGGCTGCAGCCACCCTGCCCCTTCATTATTTCGGCAAAGTGGAGAACAAGGCCCAGCTCCTGGAGTTCGTCATCGAGCCGATCCTCCAGAAGTTCAAGACCCTGGTCGGCCTCGAGAACGAGGGAAAGAAGAGCGGGGCGTAA
- a CDS encoding radical SAM protein, producing the protein MTQEAIILDGYVDEPACLGVPPYISPYIRTVAGALTSHNYTVRYHTIDQLRSDPLSLGRFGRAGLLVMIAGTTVPGKYLGGTPATLTEIQQIGHTVKGPKKLIGGPIGFGYAGEGGTAAIRQVISGFDALLSGEPAIALDEYLAGNEPAGVLDYSRTDPWSVAGSAIISQHPDFPWVMCELETARGCSHGATGGCSFCTEPFYGMPKYRSIPGIAAEVAALHRSGARHFRVGRQPDILAYGAGPGEYPAPNPEKIESLFSSIRTAAPDLRTLHIDNTNPATIARHEEAAREALRAIIRHHTSGDVAAFGMETADPAVVAANNLKALPDEVFRAIEIVNAEGKKRRDNVPELLPGLNFVCGLAGETEKTYELGEQFLTRVLKAGLLVRRVNIRQVMPFEGTRAFTDNTIGRYERRFRAFKEFVRSRIDLPMLQRVYPIGTVLYDVRVEVSGDLSFGRQPGSYPILAGIPLRLEKGRVIDAVVVDWGMRSVTVLPVPVTVNTLSATAIRWLPGVGKKKIAAVIAKRPFKDLAAYRKVAGNSAIDSVMEF; encoded by the coding sequence ATGACACAAGAAGCCATCATCCTTGACGGGTACGTGGACGAGCCGGCCTGTCTTGGCGTCCCCCCGTACATCTCGCCCTATATCCGGACGGTAGCAGGAGCGCTCACATCCCATAACTATACGGTCAGGTACCACACGATCGACCAGCTCCGCAGCGATCCCCTCAGCCTGGGCAGGTTCGGCAGGGCCGGCCTGCTCGTGATGATTGCCGGCACTACGGTTCCCGGGAAATATCTCGGTGGCACTCCGGCAACACTCACCGAGATCCAGCAGATCGGCCATACCGTGAAGGGCCCAAAGAAACTGATCGGAGGGCCGATAGGGTTCGGGTATGCCGGAGAAGGGGGCACTGCTGCGATCCGGCAGGTGATCAGCGGCTTCGATGCACTCCTTTCGGGCGAGCCTGCAATTGCGCTCGACGAGTACCTGGCCGGCAATGAGCCGGCTGGAGTTCTTGATTATTCCCGTACCGACCCGTGGAGTGTTGCGGGAAGCGCAATCATCAGCCAGCACCCGGACTTCCCGTGGGTGATGTGCGAGCTGGAGACCGCCCGGGGCTGCTCCCATGGCGCAACCGGGGGCTGCTCGTTCTGCACGGAGCCGTTCTACGGCATGCCGAAGTACCGGAGCATCCCGGGGATAGCCGCCGAAGTTGCTGCACTCCACAGGAGCGGCGCCCGGCACTTCCGGGTAGGCCGGCAGCCGGACATTCTCGCGTACGGGGCCGGGCCGGGGGAGTATCCGGCACCAAATCCGGAGAAGATCGAGAGCCTCTTCTCGTCCATCCGCACAGCGGCACCGGACTTACGGACCCTGCATATAGACAACACGAATCCGGCCACCATTGCCCGGCATGAGGAGGCTGCCCGGGAGGCCCTCCGGGCCATCATCCGCCACCACACCTCCGGGGATGTGGCAGCGTTCGGGATGGAGACTGCCGACCCTGCCGTTGTTGCAGCGAACAACCTCAAGGCCCTGCCGGACGAGGTCTTCCGGGCCATCGAGATCGTGAACGCGGAGGGCAAAAAGAGGCGGGACAATGTGCCCGAACTCCTGCCGGGCCTCAACTTTGTCTGCGGGCTTGCCGGGGAAACGGAGAAGACGTACGAGCTCGGCGAGCAGTTCCTCACCCGGGTCCTCAAAGCCGGTCTTTTGGTCCGGCGCGTGAACATCCGGCAGGTGATGCCGTTTGAAGGAACGCGGGCCTTTACGGATAACACAATCGGGAGATACGAGCGACGGTTCCGGGCTTTCAAGGAATTTGTCCGGAGCAGGATCGATCTACCGATGCTCCAGCGGGTATACCCCATCGGGACCGTGCTTTACGATGTCCGGGTCGAGGTGTCGGGCGATCTCTCGTTCGGCCGGCAGCCGGGCTCGTACCCGATCCTGGCCGGCATCCCGCTCCGGCTGGAGAAAGGCAGGGTGATCGATGCGGTTGTCGTGGACTGGGGAATGCGATCGGTCACGGTGCTCCCGGTGCCGGTTACGGTGAACACGCTCTCGGCAACCGCGATCCGCTGGCTCCCGGGCGTTGGAAAGAAAAAGATCGCAGCGGTTATTGCAAAGCGGCCGTTTAAGGATCTGGCCGCGTACCGGAAGGTTGCCGGGAACTCGGCGATCGACTCCGTGATGGAATTCTGA
- a CDS encoding PAS domain S-box protein: MKFLTTKTLSNTMDTAVPEKNPFIPWRGTLLAGLSVFVVLLTVYCLQQGIQTVFTHIYYVPIILAAYWYQKKGMLYSAVLGLIYFSFVVVLTGYNPFNVVAAAARVFVFVIIAAIVMILSMRISTQNSEIAQSEKKFHTIWNHIQAGIILVDAGSHEIIAVNPEGERLTGYTEKEMIGQSCHRFICPAEKGKCPISDLGMTIERSKRLLLTKNGEAVPVLKTVTETAIDGRNILIENFVRIPQEDTEDQG; the protein is encoded by the coding sequence ATGAAATTTTTAACCACGAAGACGCTATCGAATACCATGGACACTGCAGTCCCGGAAAAAAACCCGTTCATTCCCTGGAGGGGTACACTTCTCGCGGGCCTGTCGGTCTTCGTTGTTCTCCTGACCGTGTACTGTCTCCAGCAGGGGATCCAGACGGTTTTTACCCATATCTATTATGTTCCGATCATCCTTGCCGCGTACTGGTACCAGAAAAAAGGTATGTTATATTCGGCCGTACTTGGCCTCATCTATTTTTCCTTCGTGGTCGTTCTCACCGGGTATAACCCGTTCAATGTGGTTGCAGCAGCGGCCCGGGTTTTTGTGTTTGTCATCATCGCTGCAATCGTGATGATCCTCTCGATGCGGATCTCGACCCAGAACAGCGAGATAGCGCAATCCGAGAAGAAGTTCCACACCATATGGAACCATATCCAGGCCGGTATCATCCTTGTCGATGCCGGTTCCCATGAGATTATCGCGGTCAATCCCGAAGGGGAACGGCTGACCGGGTACACGGAAAAGGAGATGATCGGGCAGTCCTGCCACCGGTTCATCTGCCCTGCCGAGAAAGGGAAGTGCCCGATAAGCGACCTGGGTATGACCATCGAGCGTTCCAAACGCCTGCTGCTTACGAAGAACGGGGAGGCGGTGCCGGTCCTCAAGACCGTGACAGAGACCGCAATTGACGGCCGGAACATATTAATTGAGAATTTCGTCCGGATCCCTCAGGAAGATACAGAAGACCAGGGATAA
- a CDS encoding rubrerythrin encodes MKTLELKGSQTEKNLLAAFAGESQARNRYTFFSSAAKKEGFEQIAAIFLQTAEEEKEHAKIFFKQLKGGEAEITASYPAGLIGGTMENLAAAAEGEQMEWGTLYPSFAATAEKEGFKEIAHLFKMVAKVEEHHEARYRKLYANLAGGMVFKAETPVKWYCRNCGYVHAGKTAPAKCPVCDHPQAHFEIAAENY; translated from the coding sequence ATGAAGACCCTGGAACTCAAAGGAAGCCAGACCGAGAAGAACCTGCTCGCGGCCTTTGCCGGCGAATCGCAGGCCCGGAACCGGTACACGTTCTTCTCGAGTGCAGCAAAAAAAGAGGGCTTTGAACAGATCGCAGCGATCTTTCTCCAGACCGCAGAGGAAGAGAAGGAGCATGCCAAGATCTTCTTCAAACAACTCAAAGGCGGCGAAGCGGAGATCACGGCATCCTACCCGGCCGGTCTCATCGGCGGCACGATGGAGAACCTTGCTGCGGCAGCTGAGGGGGAGCAGATGGAGTGGGGGACGCTCTACCCGTCTTTTGCAGCAACCGCTGAAAAAGAGGGATTCAAGGAGATAGCGCATCTGTTTAAGATGGTGGCAAAAGTGGAAGAGCACCACGAGGCGCGGTACCGGAAGCTGTACGCCAACCTTGCCGGAGGAATGGTGTTCAAAGCCGAGACGCCGGTGAAGTGGTACTGCCGGAACTGCGGGTATGTCCATGCTGGCAAGACCGCACCGGCCAAATGCCCGGTCTGCGATCACCCGCAGGCCCATTTCGAAATCGCTGCAGAAAATTATTGA
- a CDS encoding peptidase M50: MLERITRREEADLFVAWIAISFAFAIIFLRDTGKASLLLAASFLAVSLLTVGIGFILHEMAHKFVAIKYGYWAEFRKDNIMLVVAVALAALVGVVFAAPGATVIYSNTADGRGLSREENGKISASGPLVNLVLCIPFAAILILGGQGATFTSSIVTMIGTIGLQVNAMIAAFNMLPVSVLDGKKVWAWNKAVFIVLIAAAFGALVLSFYPATLANLL; the protein is encoded by the coding sequence ATGCTTGAACGGATAACACGGCGCGAGGAGGCGGACCTCTTCGTTGCCTGGATCGCGATATCCTTTGCTTTTGCAATCATTTTCCTCCGGGATACCGGCAAAGCGAGCCTGCTCCTTGCCGCATCTTTCCTCGCGGTCTCGCTCCTGACTGTCGGGATCGGGTTCATCCTCCACGAGATGGCGCACAAGTTCGTGGCGATAAAATACGGGTACTGGGCAGAGTTCAGAAAAGACAATATCATGCTCGTGGTTGCCGTTGCCCTCGCGGCTCTTGTCGGTGTAGTCTTTGCAGCGCCGGGCGCAACCGTCATCTACAGCAACACCGCGGACGGCCGGGGCCTCTCCCGGGAAGAGAACGGGAAGATCTCGGCCTCAGGCCCTCTTGTGAACCTCGTGCTCTGCATCCCGTTTGCCGCCATCCTCATCCTCGGCGGCCAGGGCGCCACCTTCACGAGCAGCATCGTGACCATGATAGGCACGATCGGGCTCCAGGTCAATGCCATGATAGCTGCCTTCAACATGCTCCCGGTCAGCGTGCTTGACGGGAAGAAGGTCTGGGCCTGGAACAAGGCAGTCTTCATCGTCCTGATTGCGGCCGCCTTCGGGGCGCTCGTGCTCTCGTTCTACCCGGCAACCCTTGCAAATCTCTTATAA